The genome window TTCTCGGCTCCCTTGAAATCACTGATATCTTTTTGGCGTGTCAGGTCGTCGCAAAACCTGACTGCGTGCTGAAGGGGTGTCGTCATGAGATGCCTACAATATCCAAAACTTGACGCAGGTCGGTGACAACAGCATCCGGCTCGATGCCATCCACCGAAGTATCTCCCTTACGCCACCGCAAAGAGCGTTTATCTTGTGCAAATAGGGCAGTGCGCATACCTACGCGTTGTGCAGGCATAATGTCGTTGCGCATGTCATTGCCAACATAAAGGACTTCGTGAGCTTGTATTTTGTAGGTTTCGCCCAGAGTCCAAACAGCTTTCTCATAGAGCGCTGTCCCTGGTTTAGCTTTCAAATGCGCAAATGACCAAAAGCATAGATCTTTCTGGAAGCCAACGGCATGGACGTTCTTTTCCAAAAATGCCTCAAACATCAAGGGAGTGAAAAACTGGGCGTTCGATACGATGCCTAATTCTAAAGACGACTTCCGCAGCGTATCCATGACCTCTATCAAATGAGGCATCGGCCAGACGGGATTGACCAAGGTCTCATAGAATGTGGCGACGGCGTTGAGCTGTTTGCCGGAAGGGCAGAGTTGATCCCCGTCTTCCACAAAGTCGCGCCATACTGAGCGAATATCAACTTCGGGCCAGTCTGTGCCATTGAGTCTCTCTTTTTCCTGATGTTGCGCTATCACTGAACGAAACCGTTCACTTAAGCCTGCTCGCTCACTGAAGGGGATGCCAATTCCCTGAGATGCTAGCGCACGGGCAATTACCGTGTCGCGGTTTTCACTTTCAGTAAGCGAGATGTCGCCAACGCCAGAGATAATGAGCGTTCCATAGACGTCGAAGAGCACTGCCTTGATGTCGGGAAGCTTGGGTAATTTGGCTACTGTATCAGTGGGGATTGGTTCCAGGGGTTCACTGGTTCCGACGAATATTTGGGCAAGGTTCATTAGGTGCGCAAGAGATTCAGACGCTCAGGTTTAAGGAAAGAGGCAAGCACTGCTCTGGGTGGGATGTGATCTAAAACGCGATCGATTGTGCGCTTTGAAAGGGATTGGTATATACTCAGCAAATTGTTAAAAAACCCTGCCTCCGAAAAAACATCACGGCCAACCTGGGCATTCTGTTCTGAACGCTCTGGTGAGATCGTTTGGCCAAAAAATGCACTGCGGACGGTATCGAAAAACGACGCGCTATCATCCGCTGCGAGCTGCTTCAATAAAAGCTCCTGATACGCTTCGTCTAGCCGGCCAAAATCGATGCAATCATCCTGGGTCATAGCGGTCCATGCTTCTTCTTCGGCGCCATAATAGATGGGGGTTTGATAAGCATTGTAGGCATCTACAACCGCTGCTTTCGCCTTGACTTTTAGCTGTTCAGCTTGGGGGACCAGATCC of Opitutales bacterium contains these proteins:
- a CDS encoding HAD family hydrolase, with translation MNLAQIFVGTSEPLEPIPTDTVAKLPKLPDIKAVLFDVYGTLIISGVGDISLTESENRDTVIARALASQGIGIPFSERAGLSERFRSVIAQHQEKERLNGTDWPEVDIRSVWRDFVEDGDQLCPSGKQLNAVATFYETLVNPVWPMPHLIEVMDTLRKSSLELGIVSNAQFFTPLMFEAFLEKNVHAVGFQKDLCFWSFAHLKAKPGTALYEKAVWTLGETYKIQAHEVLYVGNDMRNDIMPAQRVGMRTALFAQDKRSLRWRKGDTSVDGIEPDAVVTDLRQVLDIVGIS